The Halobacillus ihumii genomic sequence CATTTATTCACAACAATTACCACTGCTTTACCAGCTTCGTGAGCATAGCCGGCAATTTTTTTATCCTGCTCCTGGATGCCTGCCTCTGCATCAATCAATGATAAAACCACATCTGATCTTTCAATTGCTTTTAACGCACGAATTATACTGTATTTTTCAGTAGCCTCATAAATTTTACCCCGTTTACGCATTCCCGCTGTATCAATGATCACGAAGTCTTTTCCGTCTTTCGTAAATGGTGTGTCAATCGCATCTCGAGTCGTTCCTGCTATCTTACTTACGATAACACGATCTTGACCTAGCAAAGAATTCACTAAAGAGGACTTGCCTACATTCGGCCTGCCGATTACACTAAATCGGATAATGTCCTCATCTTCTTCTGTTTGATTGAGTTCAGGGAAGTGTTTAACCGCCGCATCCAGCAGATCACCTAAACCTAATCCATGGGTACCCGAGATCGGAAATGGCTCTCCAAACCCTAAAGAATAGAATTCATAAATATTTTCCCGCATTTCAGGATTATCAACCTTATTTACCGCCAGCACAACTGGTTTATTAGATTTAAATAAAAGTTTGGCTACTTCTTCATCAGCGCCAGTAATGCCATCTCTGCCATTAACCATAAAAATAATAACATCAGCCTCATCAATAGCAACTTGAGCCTGAGCCCTCATCTGTACAAGCAGAGGCTCATCTCCTAGTTCAATTCCACCTGTATCAATAAGATTAAAGTTTGTAGTTAACCATTCAGCCTCAGCATATATCCGATCACGGGTAACACCCGGCGTATCTTCTACAATTGAAATTCGGTCTCCCACCAGTCGATTAAAAATAGTTGATTTCCCGACATTAGGTCGTCCGACAATTGCGATAACTGATTTTCTCATGAAAGGATCATCCTTTCTTTCATCCAAGTTAATTTTAATATGACTTATTTCTTACAAAAAAATACTGCTCTTTAATGGAGAAGCCCTTTTAGCTTCCAGCCATAAGAACAGCAGACAACATCTAACTTTATTATAGTAGCAAATTCTTAATAAATATACAATTGCTTTCTTACCATTTGCACTGAGGATGAACGGTTGTTTATGCATAAATTCTGCGTTTATTACGCTGTTGACGTTTTAGTTTTACTAATGATCGTTTGATTTGGTAGATCCCCTGTAAGAGAAATAGCAATATAATCCCTTTTCCTATTAATAGATTCATTTCAATTAAATTCATATAGTCAGAGGTCTGATAGTAAGTCAAAACTAAAGTAGACCATAAGGTTCCTAAGGTATTCACTAATACCCACAAACCTACCTGGCTATAGAAAGGGAACCCCAGCTTATGAACAATATAAATAACCCCGACAAGCAGCCACTGTATAGCTGGGAAAAGCGACCATACAGGATTAACTAAGAAAAACAGCTGAACTCCAGCACATAATAGACTAAATGAAAAGGGTAAAGCATGATACCAAAATTTCTTTTGTTCAATCCAGAATATAAGTCCAAACAGAGAAAGCACCCCTAGTAAGGTATAGGTGGAGACATCATGATTATTATTCAGATGAGAAAAACTGATCATTTGAAACGCAATGAACACCATAAGTACATCTCGCTTTATGGAGTTTCGATTTAGAAAAAAGTATGCAAGGATCATTAAAAACCATGCATACCAGTAGTAAGCAACCGCCATATCCCTCTCCTCCTATATCCCTAGTATGGCGGCAAATCTTCATCAGTAAACGTAAATCACCCCTTAAGTTTTGGGCTTCTCTGCTCTAACCAATCTTTCGCTTTTCCTGTTGTCACGTGAGGCTTACCTCGTAAACTGCTAATTTCTGAAGCCCCTAACAGCATCATGGCCATTTTTAACTCTCTCGTTATAAAACGAATATCTGAAACGACAGCTTGTTCACCTTGCTCAATAAGAGTACGAAGTAAAGAACCAGCCATTCCAAACGCATTCGCTCCGAGGACTAAGGCTTTAGCACCGTCCAGCCCATTGCGAATTCCACCAGAAGCCAATATGTGAAGGTCCTTAGAAGTAGAGGTGGCCTCTATTAACGATATGGGAGTAGGAATTCCCCAATTCTCAAACGAACTCAAAGGCTTCTCACGCCGCATGTTTTCAACGCGTGAGAAGTTTGTCCCTCCTCTTCCTCCAACATCTATATATGTAACCCCTAATGAGCTAAGATGCTCAACTGTTTCCTTGCTCATCCCATAGCCTACTTCTTTTATAATCACAGGAATTTGAAGGGAACGAACAATTTTTTCAATATTTATTGAACGTTTCGTAAAATCACGATCACCTTCCGGCATAATTAATTCCTGTAATGTATTCACGTGAATTTGTAATGCGTCAGCCTTAATCATATCCACTGCATCTAATGCTTGTTCTACTGATGCCTCACTGCCTACATTTGCTAAAATTACCCCATTAGGATTCTCTTTTCGTACGATTTCAAAGCTCGGTCGTTCTATTTTATCTTTAATCGCAGCCATTTGAGAACCAACCGCCATGCCGATGCCTGTTTGAGCTGAGACCCGTGCCAGGCTTTGGTTAATCTCTATCGTTTTCTTTCCGCCTCCACCCGTCATCGCGTTAATAAAAAGAGGGGAACTTAAGTTAAGTTCCCCTACTTTCGTACTTAAATCGAGATGCTCCCAATGTAAATCGGTCAGGCTTTGATGAATTAATTCAATATCATCAAAATGATTATATGCATCTCTTTTATGACTGAGTGCGTGACGTATATGGTCAAGTTTTCTTTGTGATCTTGACATATCAATCACCATCCACTATTTTTTATATTTGTCTAATTGATCACCGATCATATCGCTAAGAGAGAAGCCTGAACTGTCTTCTTCTTTCTGATATTGTTTAATCTCTTCGCGGCTTTGGTCTCGTTCAAGTTCTTTCATACTTAATGAAAGGCGTTTAGCACCGCCGTCCACATCAAGTACTTTAACTTTTACAGTCTGTCCTTCTTCAAGAACTTCCCCAGGTGTACCAATATGGCGGTTAGAAATTTGAGAAATATGCACTAAACCTTCTACCCCTGGAAGCACCTCAACAAATGCTCCGAAGCTAACAAGTCTTCTTACAGTTCCTTCGAGCACTTCTCCCTGATTGACACGCTCCTCAATGTCATGCCAAGGACCAGGCTGTGTAGCTTTTAAAGATAGTGAAATCCTTTCATTATCTCGATCTACCGAAAGAACCTTTACATTGACAGTTTGCCCT encodes the following:
- the der gene encoding ribosome biogenesis GTPase Der yields the protein MRKSVIAIVGRPNVGKSTIFNRLVGDRISIVEDTPGVTRDRIYAEAEWLTTNFNLIDTGGIELGDEPLLVQMRAQAQVAIDEADVIIFMVNGRDGITGADEEVAKLLFKSNKPVVLAVNKVDNPEMRENIYEFYSLGFGEPFPISGTHGLGLGDLLDAAVKHFPELNQTEEDEDIIRFSVIGRPNVGKSSLVNSLLGQDRVIVSKIAGTTRDAIDTPFTKDGKDFVIIDTAGMRKRGKIYEATEKYSIIRALKAIERSDVVLSLIDAEAGIQEQDKKIAGYAHEAGKAVVIVVNKWDTVETDEKTMKEFEDDIRSNFRFLDYAQIVFLSAKTKKRTHTLLPRVLEASENHAKRVQSSILNEVIMDALAMNPTPSIKGQKLKIFYATQVAVKPPSFVVFVNDPELMHFTYERFLENRIREAFGFEGTPIKIFARRRS
- the fni gene encoding type 2 isopentenyl-diphosphate Delta-isomerase — protein: MSRSQRKLDHIRHALSHKRDAYNHFDDIELIHQSLTDLHWEHLDLSTKVGELNLSSPLFINAMTGGGGKKTIEINQSLARVSAQTGIGMAVGSQMAAIKDKIERPSFEIVRKENPNGVILANVGSEASVEQALDAVDMIKADALQIHVNTLQELIMPEGDRDFTKRSINIEKIVRSLQIPVIIKEVGYGMSKETVEHLSSLGVTYIDVGGRGGTNFSRVENMRREKPLSSFENWGIPTPISLIEATSTSKDLHILASGGIRNGLDGAKALVLGANAFGMAGSLLRTLIEQGEQAVVSDIRFITRELKMAMMLLGASEISSLRGKPHVTTGKAKDWLEQRSPKLKG